A stretch of Arthrobacter sunyaminii DNA encodes these proteins:
- a CDS encoding TetR/AcrR family transcriptional regulator, producing the protein MPSTETAATRDKERTRKSIVEAASQTLFTHGGGVSLADIAAAAGVSKGALTHHFASRNALEEAILADVSQKLWDAVHARVDLSENRPGKLLRGYVRALTDADNPAVRQVFAPTSLLLIIGSTEPAIQGFLRADAQRWREAFDADGLDPATSLTIRYAAEGLAGSIGTPYLTASELRTSRARLLELAEPE; encoded by the coding sequence ATGCCATCCACTGAGACAGCTGCCACGCGGGACAAGGAAAGGACCCGGAAATCGATCGTTGAGGCGGCGTCCCAGACGTTGTTTACCCATGGCGGGGGTGTCAGCCTGGCGGATATAGCAGCGGCAGCAGGAGTATCCAAGGGGGCGCTGACCCATCACTTTGCCAGCCGGAACGCGCTGGAGGAAGCAATTCTGGCGGATGTGTCCCAAAAGCTCTGGGATGCCGTGCACGCCCGCGTTGATCTGAGCGAGAACCGGCCCGGGAAGCTGCTGCGGGGCTATGTCCGGGCGCTGACCGACGCGGATAATCCCGCGGTGCGCCAGGTATTTGCCCCCACATCCCTGCTGCTGATCATCGGCAGCACGGAACCGGCCATTCAGGGGTTCCTCCGTGCGGATGCACAGAGGTGGCGGGAAGCATTCGACGCCGACGGGCTGGATCCGGCTACCTCCCTGACCATCCGCTACGCCGCCGAGGGCCTCGCAGGGTCCATCGGGACTCCCTACCTCACCGCGTCGGAACTCCGGACTTCGCGGGCGAGGCTTCTGGAGCTGGCTGAGCCGGAATGA
- the paaZ gene encoding phenylacetic acid degradation bifunctional protein PaaZ, whose protein sequence is MTSTAIDVRVVPSYVRDSWWTPDRSELTAAGPAEVRDASTGETLALVSTAGLDLAAAVEHARTVGRKGLQQLTFHQRALKLKELATYLNAHRDELYEVSARSGATRTDSLVDIDGGIGVLFTFGSKGRRELPNSTVLVDGAAESLSRDGSFIGEHIYTSLPGVAVQINAFNFPVWGMLEKLAPAFIAGLPSIVKPATPTGYLTADTVKMIIDSGILPPGSLQLISGSARDLLDHLDYRDYVSFTGSASTAKLLKAHPNVAEGGVRFTCETDSLNAAILGPDAVPGTPEFDAFVKSLVTEITVKAGQKCTSIRRAIVPAELVDDVVAAAGRRIDQRVVLGDPRAEGVTMGALASTEQLEGVCSSVQTLLDAGAALAYGSLDAPEVLRGDGSRGVAEDGAFLAPILLTWADAEAEALHSVEAFGPVASVIGYDDVADAVRLAARGSGSLVATVCTNDPDTARELTLGIAGHHGRVLLLNREDARSSTGHGSPVPHLVHGGPGRAGGGEELGGMRSVLHHMQRTAVQGSPNMLTALTGVWHTGADRNFDGTHPFRKDLSELKIGDAVRSDLREVTLEDITAFANSTGDTFYAHTNQAAAEANPFFPGIVAHGYLLLSWAAGLFVEPAPGPVLANYGLENLRFITPVAAGDSIRVTLTAKKITPRETDEYGEVAWDALLTNQNDDVVATYDVLTLVEKNRSTD, encoded by the coding sequence ATGACCTCCACAGCCATAGACGTCCGGGTAGTGCCCAGCTACGTTCGGGATTCCTGGTGGACACCGGACCGCTCGGAGCTCACGGCCGCAGGCCCGGCGGAAGTCCGCGATGCCAGCACAGGGGAAACACTGGCCCTGGTCAGTACGGCGGGGCTGGACCTGGCTGCCGCCGTCGAGCACGCCCGCACGGTTGGCCGGAAGGGCCTGCAGCAGCTGACCTTCCACCAGCGTGCCCTCAAGCTCAAGGAGCTGGCCACCTACCTCAACGCCCACCGGGATGAACTCTATGAGGTGTCCGCCCGCAGCGGCGCCACCCGCACCGACTCCCTGGTGGATATCGACGGCGGCATCGGGGTGCTGTTCACCTTCGGATCCAAGGGCCGGCGTGAACTGCCCAACTCCACGGTGCTGGTGGACGGGGCAGCGGAGTCTCTGTCCCGGGACGGCTCCTTCATCGGCGAGCACATCTACACCTCGCTGCCGGGAGTCGCCGTGCAGATCAACGCCTTCAACTTCCCGGTCTGGGGCATGCTGGAAAAGCTCGCCCCGGCCTTCATCGCGGGCCTGCCCAGCATCGTCAAGCCGGCCACGCCCACCGGCTATCTCACCGCAGACACCGTGAAGATGATCATCGATTCCGGCATCCTGCCGCCCGGATCCCTGCAGCTGATCTCCGGTTCAGCCCGGGACCTGCTCGACCACCTGGACTACCGCGACTACGTGTCCTTCACCGGCTCCGCCTCCACGGCCAAGCTGCTGAAGGCCCATCCGAACGTCGCCGAGGGCGGGGTCCGCTTCACCTGTGAGACGGATTCGCTCAACGCCGCCATCCTCGGACCCGACGCCGTCCCCGGCACCCCGGAGTTCGATGCCTTCGTGAAGTCCCTGGTCACTGAAATCACCGTCAAGGCCGGCCAGAAATGCACCAGCATCCGCCGCGCCATTGTGCCCGCTGAGCTGGTGGACGACGTCGTTGCCGCCGCCGGCCGGCGCATTGACCAGCGCGTGGTGCTGGGCGATCCCCGCGCCGAAGGCGTCACCATGGGTGCCCTGGCGTCCACCGAACAGCTTGAGGGAGTGTGCTCCTCCGTCCAGACCCTGCTCGATGCCGGAGCTGCATTGGCCTACGGATCACTGGACGCGCCGGAGGTCCTTCGCGGCGACGGAAGCCGCGGTGTCGCCGAGGACGGAGCGTTCCTGGCTCCCATCCTGCTGACCTGGGCAGACGCCGAAGCTGAGGCACTGCACTCCGTGGAAGCGTTTGGTCCGGTGGCCTCCGTGATCGGTTACGACGACGTCGCTGACGCCGTGCGCCTGGCCGCCCGCGGCAGCGGATCACTGGTGGCCACAGTGTGCACCAATGACCCGGACACCGCCCGCGAGCTGACCCTGGGCATCGCTGGACATCACGGCCGGGTGCTGCTGCTCAACCGTGAGGATGCCCGGAGCTCCACGGGCCACGGCTCACCCGTGCCGCACCTGGTCCACGGCGGACCCGGCCGCGCGGGCGGCGGCGAAGAACTGGGTGGCATGCGCTCGGTGCTGCACCATATGCAGCGCACTGCCGTCCAGGGGTCCCCGAACATGCTCACCGCCCTCACCGGCGTCTGGCACACGGGTGCGGACCGGAACTTCGACGGCACCCATCCGTTCCGGAAGGACCTGTCCGAACTGAAGATCGGCGACGCCGTCCGCTCCGACCTCCGCGAAGTGACGCTGGAAGACATCACGGCATTCGCCAACAGTACCGGGGACACGTTCTACGCCCACACCAATCAGGCAGCCGCCGAGGCCAACCCCTTCTTCCCGGGCATTGTGGCACACGGCTACCTGCTGTTGTCCTGGGCGGCCGGGTTGTTCGTGGAGCCTGCGCCTGGGCCGGTGCTGGCCAACTACGGTTTGGAAAACCTCCGGTTCATCACGCCCGTGGCCGCCGGCGATTCCATCCGGGTCACCCTCACCGCCAAGAAGATCACGCCGCGGGAAACCGACGAATACGGCGAGGTTGCCTGGGATGCGCTGCTGACCAACCAGAACGACGACGTCGTGGCCACCTACGATGTCCTGACCCTGGTGGAGAAGAACCGCAGCACCGACTGA
- a CDS encoding TetR/AcrR family transcriptional regulator, with protein sequence MPSTPSAASGAATAANRRGRPGYDQQSVLAIAVDVFNKHGYEATSMGILAENLGITKSAIYHHVPSKGDLLRLALENALGGLEAVLDDARASTGPADEQLEFVLRGTIKVLTERLPFVTLLLRLRGNTEIERDALSRRREFDHRVAKLVDAARSEGTLRSDIDPRTTTRLLFGTINSIVEWYKPGGPISPDQLADDVISIMFDGLHARS encoded by the coding sequence ATGCCTTCAACGCCATCAGCCGCATCCGGCGCTGCCACCGCCGCCAACCGCCGCGGCCGTCCCGGATACGATCAGCAGTCCGTCCTCGCCATTGCCGTGGACGTCTTTAACAAACACGGCTACGAGGCAACCTCGATGGGGATCCTGGCGGAAAACCTGGGCATCACCAAGTCAGCGATCTACCACCATGTGCCCTCCAAGGGGGACCTGCTGCGCCTGGCACTGGAAAACGCACTCGGCGGGCTGGAGGCAGTACTGGACGACGCCCGGGCCTCCACCGGTCCTGCGGATGAGCAGCTGGAGTTCGTGCTGCGCGGCACTATCAAGGTCCTCACCGAGCGCCTGCCGTTCGTAACGCTGCTGCTGCGCCTGCGCGGCAACACCGAAATTGAGCGCGACGCCCTGTCCCGGCGCCGCGAATTCGACCACCGGGTGGCCAAGCTGGTGGACGCAGCACGGAGCGAGGGAACTCTGCGCAGCGACATCGATCCGCGCACCACCACGCGCCTGCTTTTCGGCACGATCAACTCGATTGTGGAGTGGTACAAGCCCGGCGGCCCCATTTCCCCGGACCAGTTGGCCGATGACGTCATCTCGATCATGTTTGACGGGCTGCACGCGCGGTCCTGA
- a CDS encoding S9 family peptidase, whose amino-acid sequence MTTSATPPVAPKVPTERSHHGDTFVDDYEWLREKENPDVVAHLKAENAYMEEVTADQEKLRQEIFDEIKNRTEETDLSVPARKKGWWYYSRTEEGKQYAIHCRTAAQDTGDLDADWTPPVVEPGVPVPGEQILIDGNAEAEGKPFFSLGGLAVTEDGNLLAYSQDNAGDERFTLRIKDLRTGELLPDEVTNVFYSLAFSPDGTRVFYTVVDDSWRPYQIKAHTLGTPVQDDVVIYQEDDVAMWTGFDLSADRQQLLIGISNSEYSEYRVLDFEDPAGEVRTLIPRSERILYEAEPVTIAGERHYLITHNKDALNSMLSLVAETEFAHPLAEQHWNTVVAHDDDVRVNGAAVTKTHVIVSVRKDTTERVQVLPLEGLGTEVQGDPVEPAFDEELYTANLANAEYDSPIIRLSYTSYLTPPRVYDYVLATGELELRKETPVKGGYNPAEYVAERAWATAADGTRIPLSVLRRAEVQQDGTNPALVYAYGSYEISMDPGFSVARLSLLDRGVIFVVAHIRGGGEMGRAWYDQGKKLNKKNTFTDFVDATDYLASSGWVDPSRIAAMGGSAGGLLMGAVANLAPEKYRAIVAQVPFVDALTTILDPELPLSALEWEEWGNPITDPEVYRYMKEYSPYENIRAVDYPRIAAVTSFNDTRVLYVEPAKWVAKLREVTTGSEPIVLKIEMDGGHGGASGRYEAWKDRAWDYAFVLDALGATELLPGTAGN is encoded by the coding sequence ATGACTACTTCTGCCACTCCTCCCGTTGCCCCCAAGGTTCCCACCGAACGCAGCCACCACGGAGATACCTTCGTTGACGACTACGAGTGGCTGCGGGAAAAGGAAAACCCCGACGTCGTGGCGCACCTCAAGGCAGAGAACGCCTACATGGAAGAGGTCACGGCGGATCAGGAGAAGCTGCGGCAGGAGATCTTTGACGAGATCAAGAACCGCACCGAGGAAACTGACCTGTCGGTGCCGGCCCGCAAGAAGGGCTGGTGGTACTACTCCCGGACCGAAGAGGGCAAGCAGTACGCCATCCACTGCCGCACCGCCGCGCAGGACACCGGGGACCTGGACGCGGACTGGACTCCGCCCGTCGTCGAACCCGGCGTTCCGGTTCCGGGCGAGCAGATCCTGATCGACGGCAACGCCGAAGCCGAAGGCAAGCCCTTCTTCTCGCTCGGCGGACTGGCCGTCACCGAGGACGGCAACCTGCTGGCCTATTCGCAGGACAACGCCGGCGATGAGCGCTTCACGCTGCGGATCAAGGACCTGCGCACCGGCGAACTGCTGCCGGACGAGGTCACCAATGTCTTCTACTCGCTCGCTTTCTCCCCCGACGGCACCCGGGTGTTCTACACCGTGGTGGATGATTCCTGGCGCCCCTACCAGATCAAGGCCCACACCCTCGGCACTCCGGTCCAGGACGACGTCGTTATCTACCAGGAGGACGACGTTGCCATGTGGACCGGCTTTGATCTCTCCGCGGACCGGCAGCAGCTGCTGATCGGCATCAGCAACTCCGAGTACTCCGAGTACCGGGTCCTGGACTTCGAAGATCCCGCGGGAGAGGTCCGCACGCTGATTCCGCGCAGCGAGCGCATCCTCTACGAGGCCGAGCCCGTCACCATCGCCGGCGAGCGCCACTACCTCATCACGCACAACAAGGATGCCCTGAACTCCATGCTCTCCCTCGTGGCGGAGACCGAGTTTGCACATCCGCTGGCCGAGCAGCACTGGAACACCGTGGTGGCGCACGACGACGATGTCCGCGTCAACGGGGCGGCCGTCACCAAAACACACGTCATCGTGTCGGTCCGCAAGGACACCACCGAGCGGGTGCAGGTGCTCCCCTTGGAGGGCCTGGGCACCGAAGTCCAGGGCGATCCCGTGGAGCCGGCCTTTGACGAGGAGCTCTACACAGCCAACCTCGCCAACGCGGAGTATGACTCCCCCATCATCCGGCTCAGCTACACCTCCTACCTGACTCCGCCGCGCGTCTACGACTACGTGCTGGCCACCGGCGAGCTGGAGCTGCGCAAGGAAACCCCGGTCAAGGGCGGCTACAACCCGGCCGAGTACGTGGCGGAGCGGGCCTGGGCTACTGCTGCGGACGGCACCCGGATTCCGCTGTCCGTGCTGCGCCGCGCCGAGGTTCAGCAGGACGGAACCAACCCCGCCCTGGTCTACGCCTACGGCAGCTACGAGATCAGCATGGATCCGGGTTTCAGCGTGGCCAGGCTGTCCCTGCTGGACCGCGGCGTCATCTTCGTCGTCGCGCACATCCGCGGCGGCGGCGAAATGGGACGTGCCTGGTATGACCAGGGCAAGAAGCTGAACAAGAAGAACACCTTCACCGACTTCGTCGACGCCACTGATTATCTGGCGTCTTCCGGGTGGGTGGATCCGTCACGGATTGCTGCCATGGGCGGCTCGGCCGGCGGGCTGCTGATGGGCGCCGTGGCCAACCTGGCGCCCGAGAAGTACAGGGCGATCGTGGCACAGGTTCCGTTCGTGGACGCGCTGACCACCATCCTGGATCCGGAACTGCCGCTCTCTGCACTGGAGTGGGAGGAATGGGGCAACCCGATCACCGACCCCGAGGTGTACCGGTACATGAAGGAATACTCCCCGTACGAGAACATCCGGGCCGTGGACTATCCCCGCATTGCTGCGGTGACCAGCTTCAACGACACCCGGGTGCTGTACGTGGAGCCGGCCAAATGGGTGGCGAAGCTGCGCGAGGTGACCACGGGCTCCGAGCCGATCGTCCTGAAAATCGAGATGGACGGCGGGCACGGCGGCGCCTCGGGCCGCTACGAGGCTTGGAAGGACCGGGCCTGGGACTACGCATTTGTGCTCGATGCCCTGGGAGCCACGGAACTGCTTCCCGGCACCGCAGGCAACTAG
- the paaK gene encoding phenylacetate--CoA ligase PaaK, which yields MTSSPALLKSTPADLASLDPEERMSRDEIEALQLTRLQHTVKYAYERVPLYTQKFDEAGVHPEDLRELADLAKFPYTTKEDLRQTYPFGMFAVPQEQVARIHASSGTTGRPTVVGYTAGDLDRWSTLVARSLRASGVKPGYKVHNAYGYGLFTGGLGAHAGAEKLGCTVIPMSGGQTERQIQLISDFQPDTILCTPTYLLTIADAMRAAGIDPRSTSLKNAVLGAEPWTEEMRHELEVSMDLDACDIYGLSEVMGPGVAGECVESKDGTHIWEDHFRPEIIDPFDDTRVLDDGEPGELVFTSLTKEALPIIRYRTHDLTRLLPGTARPGMRRMGRITGRSDDMIILRGVNLFPSQIEEIALRIPALSPHFQLEITRPDRMDELTVKIERREDSTSDECLNAAMELRTQIKIHVGSSCTVQVAEPGTLARSSGKLRRIYDLRAKEAGLVQG from the coding sequence ATGACCTCCTCCCCCGCACTGCTCAAATCCACCCCTGCAGACTTGGCGTCGCTTGATCCCGAAGAGCGGATGAGCCGCGATGAAATTGAAGCACTGCAGCTGACCCGGCTCCAGCACACGGTGAAGTACGCCTACGAGCGCGTACCGCTGTACACGCAGAAATTTGACGAGGCCGGCGTCCATCCCGAAGACCTTCGGGAGCTCGCAGATCTGGCCAAGTTCCCGTACACCACCAAGGAGGATCTGCGTCAGACCTACCCGTTCGGCATGTTCGCCGTGCCGCAGGAGCAGGTGGCAAGAATCCATGCCTCCTCCGGAACCACAGGCAGGCCCACCGTCGTCGGCTACACCGCCGGCGACCTGGACCGCTGGAGCACGCTGGTGGCGCGGTCCCTGCGTGCCTCCGGGGTTAAACCGGGCTACAAGGTCCACAACGCCTACGGCTACGGCCTGTTTACCGGCGGCCTGGGTGCTCACGCCGGTGCAGAGAAGCTCGGCTGCACGGTCATCCCCATGTCCGGCGGACAGACCGAACGCCAGATACAGCTGATCTCCGACTTCCAGCCGGACACCATCCTGTGCACGCCCACCTATCTGCTCACCATCGCCGACGCGATGCGGGCCGCGGGAATCGATCCGCGCTCCACCTCCCTGAAGAACGCCGTCCTGGGCGCAGAACCGTGGACCGAAGAAATGCGCCACGAACTGGAAGTGTCCATGGACCTGGACGCCTGCGACATCTATGGCCTGTCCGAAGTGATGGGACCGGGCGTGGCCGGGGAATGCGTGGAGTCCAAGGACGGCACGCACATTTGGGAGGACCACTTCCGCCCGGAAATCATCGACCCCTTCGATGACACCAGGGTGCTGGACGACGGCGAACCCGGTGAACTGGTCTTCACTTCCCTCACCAAGGAAGCCCTGCCGATCATCCGCTACCGGACCCATGACCTCACCCGGCTGCTGCCCGGCACCGCACGCCCGGGCATGCGCCGCATGGGCCGAATCACCGGACGCAGCGATGACATGATCATCCTGCGCGGCGTGAACCTGTTCCCCAGCCAGATCGAGGAGATTGCCCTGCGCATCCCCGCGCTGAGCCCGCACTTCCAACTGGAGATTACCCGGCCGGACCGCATGGATGAACTCACGGTCAAGATTGAACGGCGCGAAGACTCGACCTCGGACGAGTGCCTGAACGCCGCCATGGAGCTGCGGACGCAGATCAAGATCCACGTGGGGTCCTCCTGCACCGTCCAGGTGGCGGAGCCCGGAACCCTGGCCCGCTCCAGCGGCAAGCTCCGCCGAATCTATGATCTGCGCGCCAAAGAGGCGGGCCTGGTCCAGGGCTGA
- a CDS encoding hotdog fold thioesterase: MADIDVAAHVQEHGLDHPILEHDAAGRWLGFTVEHLAPGEATITMVLRPEMLNGFSIAHGGMVFAFADTAFALACNPADTSVAEMELITVASGADITFISSALPGETLRAVANHRASAGRSGVYDVEITASGPGGGSRVVAEFRGRSRAVPNPAFRSRS, translated from the coding sequence ATGGCTGACATCGACGTTGCCGCTCATGTGCAGGAACACGGACTGGACCATCCGATCCTGGAACACGACGCCGCGGGGCGCTGGCTGGGATTCACGGTGGAGCATCTGGCCCCCGGCGAAGCGACCATCACCATGGTGCTGCGCCCCGAAATGCTCAACGGCTTCAGCATTGCCCACGGCGGAATGGTCTTCGCCTTTGCAGACACTGCCTTTGCCCTCGCCTGTAATCCCGCCGATACCAGCGTCGCGGAGATGGAACTGATCACCGTCGCGTCCGGCGCTGACATCACGTTCATTTCCTCCGCACTGCCTGGTGAGACTCTGCGGGCTGTGGCCAATCACCGGGCATCCGCCGGACGAAGCGGCGTTTACGACGTCGAGATCACCGCTTCCGGCCCCGGCGGCGGCAGCCGGGTGGTTGCGGAGTTCCGCGGCCGGTCGCGCGCGGTGCCCAACCCGGCCTTCCGCTCCCGCAGCTAG
- a CDS encoding PadR family transcriptional regulator — protein sequence MQNISWPSDWMRATLSLCVLKALDGGATYGYAIASGLEEQGFGTVKGGTLYPLLTRFEAAGWVTASWQAGDGGPGRKYFSLTSAGRRELAEQRELWARFSGTVDRFLGTQGRSTETPDRSTHGNP from the coding sequence GTGCAGAACATTTCCTGGCCCAGCGACTGGATGCGGGCAACGCTCAGCCTCTGCGTACTGAAGGCGCTCGACGGCGGCGCCACCTACGGCTACGCCATCGCCTCCGGCTTGGAGGAGCAAGGCTTCGGCACGGTAAAGGGCGGCACTCTGTATCCGCTGCTCACCCGGTTCGAGGCTGCAGGCTGGGTCACCGCCTCATGGCAGGCCGGGGACGGCGGTCCGGGGAGAAAGTACTTCTCCCTCACCTCTGCCGGGCGACGGGAACTGGCTGAGCAGCGCGAACTGTGGGCGCGCTTCAGCGGCACGGTTGACCGTTTTCTCGGCACTCAAGGACGCAGCACTGAGACCCCCGACAGGAGCACTCATGGAAACCCGTGA
- a CDS encoding MFS transporter, whose product MTSIPHVPPQAGRREWIALIVPILAVTLLAIDGTVLYMAVPALTADLAPTATQILWIGDIYSFVLAGLLVTMGNLADRIGRKRLLIIGSLAFGVASVIAAFAPSAEVLIASRALLGIAGATVMPSTLSIIRNLFHDPIQRTRAIAIWSAGAMAGGAIGPLVGGALLEFFWWGSVFLINVPVIVLILVLGLWLLPESRNPNAGKIDLLSALLSVLAIVPLVYAIKQAVGSGLGWPVLAGALIGLGSAWLFVRRQRGLKTPMVDISLFRIPAFSGAVAANTLSIFAFLGVLFFFSQYLQLVRGYSPFWAGMAEMPATIASLAVVAVVGLALSKLGRGRAIAAGLFVGALGLAALGVTEGLPHYLGIGLSLAVIGLGTGLAMTLSTDAVVAAAPPERAGAAASISETAYELGIALGIAVLGSLQTALYRARLEIPEGTSPETAAAMQDSLASAAGRLGDSNEALLAMAQHAFTYGMQVASFIAAALLVMAAVLAARLIPSDTTKEDTHAIH is encoded by the coding sequence ATGACCTCGATACCCCACGTTCCTCCGCAGGCCGGCCGCAGGGAATGGATCGCCCTCATTGTCCCTATCCTTGCCGTCACGCTCCTCGCCATTGACGGGACCGTTCTGTACATGGCGGTCCCCGCTCTGACGGCGGATTTGGCCCCCACGGCGACGCAGATCCTCTGGATTGGGGACATCTATTCGTTCGTACTCGCCGGGCTGCTGGTGACGATGGGCAACCTTGCCGACCGCATCGGGCGCAAACGGTTGCTCATCATCGGCAGCCTGGCCTTTGGTGTTGCCTCCGTGATTGCTGCCTTCGCTCCTTCCGCCGAGGTGCTGATTGCCAGCCGTGCCCTGCTGGGCATCGCCGGCGCCACAGTAATGCCGTCAACGCTTTCCATCATCCGCAATCTGTTCCACGATCCGATCCAGCGCACGCGGGCGATAGCCATCTGGTCAGCGGGTGCCATGGCCGGCGGCGCCATCGGCCCGCTGGTGGGCGGCGCCCTGCTGGAGTTTTTCTGGTGGGGCTCGGTTTTCCTCATCAACGTTCCGGTGATTGTGCTGATCCTGGTGCTCGGTCTCTGGCTTCTGCCCGAGTCACGGAATCCAAATGCCGGAAAGATTGATCTTCTGTCCGCGCTGCTGTCGGTGCTGGCGATTGTTCCACTGGTTTACGCGATCAAGCAGGCCGTCGGATCCGGACTGGGCTGGCCGGTTCTCGCGGGTGCACTGATCGGCCTGGGCTCCGCCTGGTTGTTCGTTCGCCGGCAGCGCGGTCTGAAGACCCCGATGGTGGACATCAGCCTGTTCCGGATCCCGGCATTCAGCGGTGCGGTCGCCGCCAACACGCTGTCCATCTTCGCGTTTCTGGGCGTGTTGTTCTTCTTCTCCCAGTATCTGCAGCTGGTGCGCGGATACTCGCCTTTCTGGGCCGGCATGGCCGAGATGCCGGCGACCATCGCCTCCCTCGCCGTCGTCGCCGTCGTTGGCCTGGCGCTCTCGAAGCTGGGGCGCGGACGTGCCATCGCCGCCGGACTGTTTGTTGGAGCCCTGGGGCTGGCGGCGCTCGGTGTGACGGAGGGCCTGCCCCACTACCTTGGCATCGGTCTTTCGCTGGCAGTTATTGGCCTGGGAACAGGGCTGGCTATGACACTCTCCACCGATGCTGTGGTGGCGGCCGCGCCGCCCGAACGCGCCGGGGCCGCAGCCTCGATCTCCGAGACCGCCTATGAACTGGGTATCGCTCTGGGCATCGCCGTTCTCGGTTCGCTGCAGACGGCCCTGTACCGGGCCCGGCTTGAGATTCCGGAGGGCACCTCGCCGGAAACTGCGGCAGCAATGCAGGACTCCCTCGCCAGCGCGGCCGGTCGTTTGGGGGACAGCAACGAAGCCCTGCTTGCGATGGCGCAGCATGCTTTTACGTACGGCATGCAGGTAGCCTCATTTATTGCTGCCGCGCTCCTGGTTATGGCCGCAGTCCTCGCCGCTCGGCTGATTCCGTCGGACACCACGAAAGAAGACACTCATGCCATCCACTGA
- a CDS encoding DedA family protein, whose amino-acid sequence MLPEWLDPQVFLADPALGPWVVLVVCGIVFAETGLLVGFFLPGDTLLFTAGLLVATGTVHINVWLLGLLISLSAFLGDQLGYWIGRRAGPAVFSRPESRIFRRENVDRAEAFFARHGGKAITLARFVGIVRTFTPVVAGVGKMRYSAYLAFDAAGALLWGTGLTLLGYVLGDRFPFIRDHLDLLVVGVVLLTVATISLTLLRQGKKGQRAPGQPLNRPAPEPGD is encoded by the coding sequence GTGCTCCCTGAATGGCTGGATCCGCAGGTCTTCCTGGCGGATCCGGCGTTGGGGCCGTGGGTGGTGCTGGTGGTCTGCGGCATTGTGTTCGCCGAGACCGGCCTGCTCGTGGGGTTCTTCCTGCCCGGTGACACGCTGCTTTTCACCGCTGGCCTGCTGGTGGCCACCGGAACGGTGCACATCAACGTCTGGCTGCTGGGACTGCTGATTTCCCTGTCGGCGTTTCTGGGCGACCAGCTCGGGTACTGGATCGGCAGGCGGGCCGGGCCCGCCGTTTTTTCCCGGCCCGAATCGCGGATTTTCCGGCGCGAAAACGTGGACCGTGCCGAGGCATTCTTTGCCCGGCACGGCGGCAAAGCCATCACCCTGGCCCGTTTCGTGGGCATCGTCCGGACCTTCACTCCAGTGGTGGCCGGAGTGGGCAAGATGCGCTATTCCGCCTACCTGGCCTTCGACGCGGCGGGGGCGCTGCTGTGGGGGACGGGGTTGACGCTGCTGGGATATGTGCTGGGGGACAGGTTCCCCTTTATCCGCGACCACCTGGACCTGCTTGTGGTGGGCGTGGTCCTGCTGACCGTGGCGACCATTTCGCTCACGCTGCTGCGGCAGGGCAAAAAGGGCCAACGGGCGCCGGGGCAGCCGCTGAACAGGCCCGCGCCGGAGCCGGGCGACTGA